In a genomic window of Lacrimispora sp. BS-2:
- a CDS encoding FliA/WhiG family RNA polymerase sigma factor, whose product MEQDLSQYTNEDLLIKYKRTKDIRVKHELVMRYINMVRNISLQMRDVYLSFAQVEDIVNEGVLTIMSGIEKFDPELNVKFETYISKRIRGMVIDMARKQDWIPRSVRKNAKMMDNAVVELCNRLGRFPTSKETADYMDITMEKYQETLGKTNVYSVISLDMVLEVGSDDKKSMQLPSMSEHDQPENHYLQKEFKEILVSAINDLKENEQKVISLYYMDELNMREIAQIMNVSEPRISQIHSNALQKLRLNLTNFINE is encoded by the coding sequence ATGGAACAGGATTTAAGCCAATATACCAATGAAGATTTATTAATTAAATACAAGAGAACAAAAGACATCAGGGTCAAGCATGAACTGGTGATGCGGTATATAAATATGGTCAGGAACATATCTCTCCAGATGCGGGACGTATATTTAAGTTTTGCACAGGTGGAGGATATTGTCAATGAAGGCGTATTGACGATTATGAGCGGAATCGAAAAGTTTGATCCGGAATTAAACGTAAAGTTTGAAACATACATTTCCAAGCGGATTCGTGGAATGGTTATTGATATGGCGAGAAAGCAGGATTGGATTCCCAGAAGCGTAAGAAAAAACGCGAAAATGATGGATAATGCGGTAGTAGAATTGTGCAACCGTCTGGGCCGTTTTCCTACTTCAAAGGAAACAGCGGATTATATGGACATCACCATGGAAAAATACCAGGAGACTCTTGGCAAGACAAATGTTTACAGCGTCATTTCCCTGGACATGGTCCTGGAGGTGGGAAGTGATGATAAAAAGTCAATGCAGCTTCCGTCAATGAGCGAACATGACCAGCCTGAGAATCATTATCTCCAGAAGGAGTTTAAGGAGATTTTGGTTTCCGCCATAAATGATTTAAAAGAAAATGAACAAAAGGTTATCTCATTGTACTATATGGACGAATTAAATATGAGGGAGATTGCGCAGATCATGAACGTCAGTGAACCCAGAATCTCCCAAATTCATTCCAATGCGCTTCAAAAGCTCAGATTGAATCTGACTAATTTCATAAATGAGTAG
- a CDS encoding flagellar hook-basal body protein: protein MFQGFYNLASGMLYQTRNLNVIGNNMVNSATPGYKPDRMVSTTFREEMLYRSGNRDKSNPVQIGSVSMIRASRSTVTSYNQGAVEETGGNLDFALTKPGFFVIQDSAGNQVYTRNGSFTTDEDGYLSLGSRGRVIGEDGNPIELPSDHIMVDQSGNIYEMPIKGQGTGEDDGNTEEQEPVLLGKLRVVDFNDYSQLVKGDNGVFTTTAAGNGVDGGIQWKSLERSNIDPIEEMTQMITSQRATQSAAQVLRIYDQLMGKVASDIGRI, encoded by the coding sequence ATGTTTCAAGGATTCTATAATCTGGCATCAGGAATGCTGTATCAGACCAGAAACTTAAATGTAATCGGAAACAATATGGTCAATAGTGCAACACCGGGGTATAAACCAGACCGCATGGTCAGCACTACGTTTCGGGAAGAAATGCTTTACCGGAGCGGAAACCGCGACAAAAGCAATCCTGTTCAGATTGGGTCCGTATCAATGATACGTGCTTCCAGAAGTACAGTGACCAGCTATAATCAGGGGGCGGTAGAGGAAACCGGAGGAAACCTGGATTTTGCTTTGACAAAGCCAGGATTCTTTGTCATTCAGGATTCTGCAGGAAATCAGGTTTATACAAGAAACGGTTCATTTACTACTGATGAAGATGGATATCTTTCTTTAGGTTCCCGGGGCAGGGTAATTGGAGAAGACGGAAATCCCATTGAACTTCCCTCAGATCATATTATGGTGGATCAGTCAGGCAATATTTATGAAATGCCTATAAAGGGACAGGGAACCGGAGAGGACGACGGGAATACGGAGGAACAGGAACCGGTTCTCTTGGGAAAACTCCGCGTTGTGGACTTTAATGATTACTCCCAGCTTGTAAAGGGAGACAATGGCGTTTTTACCACGACTGCTGCGGGTAATGGAGTGGATGGAGGAATCCAGTGGAAGTCACTGGAACGGTCCAATATTGATCCTATTGAAGAGATGACCCAAATGATCACCAGCCAAAGAGCGACTCAAAGTGCTGCCCAGGTACTTCGTATATATGACCAGCTTATGGGCAAGGTGGCCAGTGATATAGGCAGAATATAA
- a CDS encoding flagellar hook-basal body protein has protein sequence MNQSFYIGALGALNQQTKLNVVSNNIANVNTTGFKPQYSVFSDLIYAQARSTQGGNAAKMGSGTRVDLVKSDMTDMPYRETGLENDYAIEGEGFFMLKDPVTGAITYSRDGHFQLSMMGDNYYLVNSSGKRVLNMDQQEISYPVKPAVYPGQEEEIEEEEEELEEDEHDPKAIGVYTFARRDGISNIGNNEYAVTEKNGAPILLEKATVVKGAEEVSGTDFAKEMTRMMEAQRAYSYSLKMVQTSDEIETTINTLRQG, from the coding sequence ATGAACCAGTCTTTTTATATTGGAGCTTTGGGTGCCTTAAATCAGCAGACAAAGCTTAATGTGGTATCTAATAATATTGCTAATGTAAATACAACAGGCTTTAAACCTCAGTACAGTGTGTTTTCTGATCTGATTTATGCCCAGGCAAGAAGTACTCAGGGCGGCAATGCGGCTAAAATGGGCAGTGGAACCAGAGTAGACCTCGTCAAGTCAGATATGACTGATATGCCTTATCGGGAAACAGGGCTTGAGAACGACTACGCCATAGAGGGAGAAGGCTTTTTCATGTTAAAGGACCCGGTTACAGGGGCCATTACCTATTCCAGGGACGGACACTTTCAGCTTTCCATGATGGGAGATAATTATTATCTGGTGAATTCTTCAGGAAAGAGAGTCTTAAACATGGACCAGCAGGAAATTTCATATCCGGTCAAGCCGGCTGTTTATCCCGGACAAGAGGAGGAAATTGAGGAAGAGGAAGAAGAACTGGAAGAAGATGAGCATGATCCGAAAGCCATAGGTGTGTATACCTTTGCAAGGAGAGACGGTATTTCTAACATAGGAAATAACGAATACGCTGTAACGGAAAAAAACGGAGCTCCCATTCTGCTTGAAAAGGCAACGGTAGTCAAAGGTGCCGAGGAGGTGTCCGGCACGGATTTTGCCAAAGAAATGACCAGAATGATGGAGGCACAGAGAGCATATTCTTACTCTCTTAAAATGGTGCAGACCTCCGATGAAATTGAAACAACCATAAATACACTTCGGCAAGGCTGA
- a CDS encoding chemotaxis protein CheC, with the protein MKITRYDEMSGLGLDLIREIGSIGTGNSATALSSMLGKAVRMTLPDVQILGYNDAIKFLGDPEEIVAAILVKMSGEINGLMLFVLKLDFINEVLSSLMQEEIEDYYQLNVLETSALEEVGNIIISSYVNAISSLSDVSINLSVPDIAVNMLGGILSVPMVEFGYQTDKMMMISGQFIIGGKVLHSDLLMMPEIQSLNFLMEKLGIING; encoded by the coding sequence ATGAAGATAACACGTTACGATGAAATGAGTGGATTAGGGCTGGACTTAATCCGGGAGATAGGCAGTATAGGCACAGGAAATTCAGCCACAGCTCTTTCCTCCATGTTGGGAAAGGCTGTGCGCATGACTCTTCCGGATGTGCAGATTCTCGGTTATAATGATGCCATTAAATTTTTGGGAGACCCGGAAGAAATTGTGGCGGCTATATTGGTAAAGATGTCTGGAGAGATCAACGGCCTGATGCTGTTTGTCCTTAAGTTGGATTTTATCAACGAGGTTTTATCCAGTCTTATGCAGGAGGAAATTGAAGATTATTATCAGCTAAACGTTTTGGAAACCTCTGCACTGGAAGAGGTGGGAAATATTATCATATCTTCTTACGTCAATGCAATCTCCTCCCTCAGTGACGTTTCCATTAATTTGTCTGTTCCTGATATAGCAGTAAATATGCTGGGCGGAATTTTAAGCGTGCCTATGGTGGAATTTGGCTATCAGACGGATAAAATGATGATGATCAGCGGCCAGTTTATCATAGGTGGTAAGGTGCTCCACAGTGATCTTCTGATGATGCCGGAAATTCAGTCATTGAACTTTTTAATGGAAAAGCTGGGGATAATCAATGGATAA
- a CDS encoding chemotaxis protein CheD, translating into MDKNLTVGIADMKFARQEGILITYALGSCIGISLYDPMIKLGALVHIMLPEVFGSGDGNIFKYADTGLAETLRKIEIMGARKPRLIAKIAGGAKMFELQGKSALGNIGARNIVSVKQILRSEGIRLVAEDVGENYARTMTFDVSTGGVRIRTYGRAEIDL; encoded by the coding sequence ATGGATAAAAATCTGACGGTTGGAATCGCAGACATGAAGTTTGCCAGGCAGGAGGGAATTTTAATCACTTATGCCCTTGGTTCCTGCATTGGGATCAGTTTGTATGATCCAATGATCAAGTTAGGAGCTTTGGTACATATTATGCTTCCTGAGGTATTCGGTTCAGGTGATGGGAATATATTTAAATACGCAGATACCGGACTGGCTGAGACACTGCGTAAGATAGAAATCATGGGAGCCAGAAAGCCCAGATTGATTGCTAAGATTGCCGGAGGAGCCAAGATGTTTGAATTACAGGGAAAAAGTGCTCTTGGTAATATCGGCGCCCGTAATATTGTCAGCGTGAAGCAGATTCTTCGTTCAGAGGGAATCCGCCTTGTGGCTGAAGATGTGGGAGAAAATTACGCACGGACCATGACTTTTGATGTGAGTACAGGAGGCGTCAGAATCAGGACTTACGGTAGGGCGGAAATTGACTTGTAA
- a CDS encoding chemotaxis protein, giving the protein MAETEILLESGTNEIEIMEFTIYGELYGINVAKVREIMMSDKVKPIPHAHPSVEGIFKPREILLTVIDLPYYLTGRKTEQQPKDLFIITNFNKLHIAFRVHSVVGISRISWEDIQKPDNTISRGEEGVATGIAQCGGDLVTILDFEKIVAEIAPETGIQLEEITRFEDREKNESPILIAEDSILLTRMIETSLRKAGYNNLTFKNNGQEAWDYLNEIRNDSDLDKKVNLIITDIEMPKMDGHHLTKLIKENMALQHIPVIIFSSMINDELMIKGKQLGADEQLSKPEIGHLVEVIDHLLQRR; this is encoded by the coding sequence ATGGCAGAAACAGAGATTTTGTTAGAGTCAGGAACCAATGAGATCGAAATAATGGAATTTACCATTTACGGTGAATTATATGGCATTAATGTAGCAAAAGTACGTGAAATCATGATGTCAGATAAAGTAAAGCCCATTCCTCATGCTCACCCTTCTGTGGAGGGAATATTTAAGCCCAGAGAAATCCTTCTCACTGTAATTGACCTTCCTTATTACCTGACAGGAAGAAAAACGGAGCAGCAGCCAAAAGATTTATTCATTATTACCAACTTTAACAAGCTGCATATTGCTTTCCGTGTTCACAGCGTGGTGGGAATAAGCCGCATTTCATGGGAGGATATACAGAAGCCGGACAATACCATCAGCCGGGGGGAGGAAGGAGTGGCAACAGGTATTGCCCAATGTGGCGGTGATCTGGTGACAATCCTGGATTTTGAAAAAATTGTAGCGGAAATTGCTCCGGAAACAGGGATCCAGCTGGAGGAGATTACCAGATTTGAAGACAGGGAAAAAAATGAAAGTCCAATCCTCATTGCAGAGGATTCCATTCTGTTGACCAGGATGATAGAAACCTCACTCAGGAAAGCAGGCTACAATAACCTGACTTTTAAGAATAACGGGCAGGAAGCGTGGGACTACCTAAATGAGATTCGTAACGATTCGGATCTTGATAAAAAGGTTAACCTGATTATTACAGACATCGAAATGCCGAAAATGGATGGCCACCATCTGACAAAGCTGATTAAGGAAAATATGGCCTTACAGCATATCCCGGTTATTATCTTTTCTTCCATGATCAATGATGAATTAATGATCAAAGGAAAACAGCTGGGTGCAGATGAGCAGTTGTCCAAACCGGAAATCGGACATCTGGTAGAAGTGATCGACCATTTGCTTCAAAGGAGGTAA